The following are from one region of the Lineus longissimus chromosome 19, tnLinLong1.2, whole genome shotgun sequence genome:
- the LOC135503349 gene encoding protein tyrosine phosphatase type IVA 2-like: MSTMKTRKPEPSEIEYKNMRFLITERPSDGNMEKFIEELDKRNAKDLVRVCEPTYSTDKLETHGIRVLDWAFDDGTSPPTKIVDDWFNLLKDRFKEEPGCCVAVHCVAGLGRAPVLVAIALIEMGMKYEDAVDLIRQKRRGAINAKQLSYLEKYRPKSRLKIKGNGQKQCVIQ, from the exons ATGTCCACGATGAAGACACGGAAACCGGAGCCATCCGAGATTGAGTACAAGAACATGCGGTTCTTGATCACCGAGCGACCGTCGGATGGCAACATGGAAAAGTTCATTGAG GAACTTGACAAGCGCAATGCCAAGGACTTGGTGCGAGTCTGTGAGCCGACGTACAGCACAGACAAGCTGGAGACGCATGGCATCCGAGTTTTG GACTGGGCCTTCGACGATGGTACGTCCCCACCAACCAAGATCGTCGACGACTGGTTCAATCTACTGAAGGATCGCTTTAAAGAAGAACCCGGGTGCTGTGTGGCTGTTCATTGTGTAGCCGGTCTCGGACG CGCTCCAGTATTGGTTGCCATTGCCCTAATCGAGATGGGGATGAAATACGAGGATGCTGTCGATCTAATCAGGCA AAAACGTCGAGGTGCAATCAATGCTAAACAACTTAGTTACTTAGAGAAATACCGTCCGAAATCTCGATTGAAGATTAAGGGCAACGGACAGAAACAATGCGTGATCCAGTGA